One Myxococcales bacterium genomic region harbors:
- a CDS encoding class II aldolase/adducin family protein encodes MTEANRIIMNLDENLPVGEPEGSFEERRLHRKQRLAAAYRLFGKFGFDEGVAGHITARDPEHTDHFWVNPMGMSFKQIKVSDLLLVSHDGKVVEGEGLLNGAAFTIHSHIHKARPDVVAAAHSHSIHGKAWSALGRKLDPITQDACAFYNDHVVIEDFTGVVLETGEGERIATGLGSNKACILQNHGLLTVGQSVEEAAWWFITMERSCQAQLLVEAAGTPKLIDDENARKTCEVVGSSLAGWFSFQPLYNVIVAEQPDLMD; translated from the coding sequence ATGACTGAAGCCAATCGCATTATCATGAATCTCGATGAGAATCTGCCGGTGGGTGAACCCGAGGGCAGCTTCGAAGAGCGTCGACTGCACCGTAAGCAACGGTTGGCGGCCGCCTATCGTTTGTTCGGTAAGTTCGGCTTTGATGAAGGCGTAGCAGGGCATATCACCGCGCGAGATCCCGAGCACACCGATCACTTCTGGGTCAACCCCATGGGGATGTCGTTCAAGCAAATCAAGGTCTCGGATCTGCTGCTGGTCAGTCACGACGGCAAAGTGGTTGAAGGTGAAGGCTTACTTAATGGCGCTGCCTTCACGATTCATTCCCATATTCATAAAGCGCGTCCCGATGTGGTTGCCGCCGCGCATTCCCATTCTATTCACGGTAAGGCCTGGTCGGCCTTGGGTCGCAAACTGGATCCGATTACCCAAGATGCCTGTGCGTTTTACAACGACCATGTGGTGATCGAGGATTTCACCGGCGTCGTGTTGGAAACGGGAGAGGGGGAGCGCATTGCGACTGGATTGGGCAGTAACAAAGCCTGCATATTACAGAACCATGGTTTGTTGACCGTTGGCCAGTCGGTTGAAGAGGCCGCCTGGTGGTTTATCACTATGGAGCGTAGTTGCCAGGCACAGTTGTTGGTGGAAGCGGCCGGTACCCCAAAACTGATTGATGATGAAAATGCCCGCAAGACTTGCGAGGTCGTTGGCTCTAGCCTTGCTGGTTGGTTCAGCTTTCAGCCGCTCTACAATGTAATTGTTGCCGAGCAGCCTGACCTGATGGATTAG